A window of the Mucilaginibacter sp. cycad4 genome harbors these coding sequences:
- the treA gene encoding alpha,alpha-trehalase TreA — protein MRKLFLLAFLFFVLNAKSQTPTPRQQFPGLFEAVQTSTIFPDNKTFVDAVPKQDPVLIMKAYNEQKNQPGFNLQAFVLANFNVPVSHNNFQTDISAGIRKHIDTLWQVLQRRPDETKPFSSTLALPNPYIVPGGRFREIYYWDSYFTMLGLQESHQVKVIRNMVENFAYLIDKYGFIPNGNRSYYLTRSQPPFFAMMVNLLAKIEGEKVLVHFRPQLIKEYEYWMHGWEAVKANQAAHRVVRMPDGQVMNRYWDESDAPREESYIKDVDAAKESKQPAAQFYRNVRAAAASGWDFSTRWFDASGKLPTIQTTDIIPVDLNCLLYNLEMTIARSLNQIQNAKLAKMYLKRARDRKSTILKYCWNQKTGWFDDYNWQLKKQSEVETLAGEFPLEFKIASDEQARLVADGLKNNFLKPGGLVTTQNFSGQQWDAPNGWAPLQYMAIDGLEKYNYNTLAKEIATRWLKLNIRVFKQTGKLLEKYNVVDTQLTAGGGEYPLQDGFGWTNGVLLHLVNRYHIDTQQLEKAPAEVQN, from the coding sequence ATGAGAAAACTTTTTTTACTCGCATTTTTATTCTTTGTACTTAACGCAAAATCACAAACGCCTACACCCCGGCAACAATTCCCGGGATTGTTTGAGGCAGTTCAAACTTCAACCATTTTCCCGGATAACAAAACTTTTGTTGACGCTGTACCCAAACAGGATCCGGTGCTGATCATGAAGGCTTATAACGAACAGAAAAATCAGCCCGGGTTTAACCTGCAGGCATTTGTATTGGCCAATTTCAACGTGCCTGTATCGCACAACAATTTTCAAACTGATATATCGGCCGGCATCCGCAAACATATTGATACCTTGTGGCAGGTTTTACAACGCCGCCCGGATGAAACAAAACCTTTCTCATCAACCCTGGCGCTGCCCAACCCTTATATTGTGCCAGGCGGCAGGTTCAGGGAAATTTACTACTGGGACTCGTATTTTACGATGTTGGGTTTACAGGAAAGCCACCAGGTTAAAGTGATCCGCAACATGGTCGAAAACTTCGCTTATCTCATCGATAAATATGGCTTTATCCCCAACGGCAACCGCAGTTATTACCTTACCCGTTCGCAGCCACCATTTTTTGCTATGATGGTAAACCTGTTGGCAAAAATTGAGGGAGAGAAAGTATTGGTACATTTCAGACCGCAATTGATCAAAGAATACGAATATTGGATGCATGGATGGGAAGCTGTAAAGGCTAACCAGGCTGCACACCGGGTTGTACGGATGCCGGATGGGCAGGTAATGAACCGTTATTGGGACGAAAGTGATGCCCCCCGCGAAGAGTCATACATAAAAGATGTTGATGCGGCAAAAGAAAGCAAACAACCGGCAGCACAATTTTACCGCAACGTGCGGGCAGCTGCAGCTTCAGGTTGGGATTTCAGTACGCGCTGGTTTGATGCTTCGGGAAAATTGCCAACTATACAAACCACCGATATTATACCTGTTGATTTGAATTGCCTGTTGTATAATTTAGAAATGACTATTGCACGCAGTTTGAACCAGATCCAAAATGCCAAACTTGCTAAAATGTACCTAAAAAGGGCCCGTGATCGCAAAAGCACTATCCTGAAATATTGCTGGAACCAGAAAACAGGCTGGTTTGACGATTACAACTGGCAGCTGAAAAAGCAATCCGAAGTAGAAACACTTGCCGGCGAATTTCCGCTGGAGTTTAAAATTGCCAGCGATGAGCAAGCCCGTTTAGTGGCCGATGGCCTTAAAAACAACTTTCTGAAACCCGGGGGATTGGTTACTACCCAAAACTTTTCCGGTCAGCAATGGGACGCTCCCAACGGTTGGGCCCCGCTGCAATATATGGCAATAGATGGCCTTGAAAAATACAATTACAATACACTGGCTAAAGAAATTGCCACCCGCTGGCTAAAGCTTAACATCAGGGTGTTTAAACAAACCGGCAAGTTGCTTGAAAAGTACAACGTAGTTGATACCCAATTAACAGCAGGCGGCGGTGAATACCCTTTGCAGGATGGTTTTGGCTGGACGAACGGGGTGCTGCTACATTTGGTTAACAGGTATCATATCGATACCCAGCAATTGGAAAAGGCACCAGCGGAAGTTCAGAACTGA
- a CDS encoding glycoside hydrolase family 130 protein, which yields MIKFLRKGSIIFSLLLAQPCYGQSRVNTLPSWAFGGFARPANINPIISPDTVSRFLDPMSKKQVQWEANDTFNPAATIKNNKIIVLYRAEDLYGIGIGFRTSRVGYAESTDGIQFSRRKAPVLYPDNDVAKKYEWPGGCEDPRVAVTAGGTYVVFYTEWNRDLPRLGVATSKDLIHWKKRGPIFKTAYDGKFFNIASKSASILTRVINGKQVIIKTNGKYWLYWGEHHVYAATSTNLVDWTPLVDNKGELKELMSPRDGYFDSDLTECGPPALMTKDGVILFYNGKNKPAEGRDTRFNANSYCAGQALFDAKDPSKFKTRLDIPFLRPMEPFEKSGQYINGTVFIEGMVYFKKKWFLYYGCADSRVAVAVYDPSKPAPPDPVE from the coding sequence ATGATCAAATTTTTACGGAAGGGAAGTATTATATTTTCATTATTGCTTGCCCAGCCATGCTATGGGCAGTCGCGGGTTAATACCCTGCCTTCCTGGGCCTTTGGCGGCTTTGCCCGGCCGGCAAACATCAACCCGATTATCTCGCCGGATACGGTTTCCCGCTTTCTTGATCCGATGAGTAAAAAGCAGGTGCAATGGGAAGCTAATGATACTTTTAATCCTGCTGCAACCATAAAAAACAATAAAATAATAGTACTATACCGGGCTGAGGACCTTTACGGCATAGGCATTGGCTTCCGTACTTCACGTGTTGGGTATGCCGAAAGTACTGATGGAATTCAGTTTAGCAGAAGGAAAGCCCCGGTTCTTTATCCCGATAATGATGTTGCCAAAAAGTACGAATGGCCCGGAGGCTGTGAAGACCCCCGTGTAGCTGTTACTGCCGGGGGGACCTATGTTGTTTTTTACACTGAATGGAACCGCGATCTGCCAAGATTAGGTGTGGCCACATCAAAAGACCTCATCCACTGGAAAAAGCGCGGGCCGATATTTAAAACTGCCTATGATGGCAAGTTTTTCAATATCGCCAGTAAATCGGCTTCTATATTAACCCGGGTGATTAACGGTAAACAAGTGATTATTAAAACAAATGGAAAATATTGGCTGTACTGGGGCGAACATCATGTATATGCGGCAACATCGACAAACCTGGTGGATTGGACCCCGTTGGTTGATAATAAAGGAGAGCTGAAAGAGCTTATGTCACCGCGTGATGGTTATTTTGACAGCGACTTAACCGAATGCGGCCCGCCTGCATTGATGACCAAAGATGGTGTAATCTTGTTTTATAACGGTAAAAACAAACCCGCGGAAGGCAGGGACACCAGGTTTAACGCCAATTCATACTGTGCAGGGCAAGCCTTGTTTGATGCAAAAGATCCTTCTAAATTCAAAACGCGCCTTGATATTCCTTTCTTAAGACCGATGGAACCTTTCGAGAAAAGCGGTCAATATATTAACGGAACAGTGTTTATTGAAGGAATGGTTTATTTTAAAAAGAAGTGGTTCCTTTACTATGGCTGTGCCGATTCGCGGGTAGCTGTAGCTGTATATGATCCATCCAAACCGGCACCTCCTGACCCTGTTGAATAG
- a CDS encoding SNF2-related protein translates to MIRIISYQEGESNHNVIIKGATITDLSESVIAVHAAVSIYFDKQSYRQILAKHLETNHGAFTNQSGTVAFPEVIVTSHEGQLALSCGCHATGNKLCEHQAQVLSAITQRDELRIFFDDELRHKQLKKTAADYGLEEEPDLDKFFEVRSLSKNFEIVPRSAALTAITKESLANLQNIIVNDNAEPIEQPGDIADKTTCIVLKQHKYYKYLFVELYTAQSTKDGKIKNPLLPIAPLDLIWGTNDAQQLKFFTGVHKFQNHINTQRTTADVAALKAIVKNPLSYNFYAHDNSISEKVTAGSISPVLVKSLKSDLELKVNTWDEFYEISGIFNIDGLLYDVKDLDIRYAYFISTGNVLYLVESLQVLNVIDLLKKKQGSLQVHKSKFGELKSHLLNKLENKLHIDYTYIKPATQEQIKKEGFDRPAEKIIYLSDFGAHVMIIPVMRYGEAEIPVRTQRQIYGTDEKGNQFLVKRRDNEEVAFTALLVKQHPYFDEQLDNDLDYFYLHKRHFLDEEWFLNVFDEWLSHNIEILGFNELEGNKLNPHKVKITINVVSGINWFNTVIDLKFGKKRASLKQVHQAVKNKNKYIRLDDGTQGILPAEWIEKFTHYFNSGEISDDDTLHTSKSNYTAIQQYYDEEMLDEDVRNELIVYNKKLSGTGIINEVPVPAGLNGTLRAYQRQGLNWLNFLDNLNFGGCLADDMGLGKSIQVIAFILLQRSKTENNTNLIVVPTSLLFNWQQEVQKFAPSISIHTIYGAERHKHTKHLHQYEIVLTSYGTLLSDINFLKDFNFNYVFLDESQNIKNPESQRYKAVRLLKSRNKITITGTPIENNTFDLYGQLSFACPGLLGSKQYFKDIYAVPIDKFKGSKRAAELQEKVKPFILRRTKQQVAAELPEKTEMVLYCEMKQEQRHIYDSYEKEFREYISATTNEELKKSSMNVLKGLNKLRQICDSPMLIKGEKMPGDASAKLEMLIEEIESKKHQHKILIFSQFVSMLDLIRKELTSREIRFSYLTGQTRKREQVVNEFQNDPGIRVFLISLKAGGTGLNLTEADYVYLVDPWWNPAVENQAIDRCHRIGQDKKIVAVRLICPGTIEEKIMVMQQSKKDIANTLIKPDSAVTSSLSKDDLLDLLN, encoded by the coding sequence GTGATCAGGATAATCAGCTACCAGGAAGGCGAAAGCAACCATAATGTCATCATCAAAGGCGCAACCATAACCGACCTTAGCGAAAGTGTTATTGCCGTTCACGCTGCTGTCAGCATTTATTTTGATAAGCAAAGCTACAGGCAAATACTGGCTAAACACCTTGAAACTAATCATGGGGCTTTTACCAACCAATCGGGCACGGTAGCTTTTCCTGAGGTGATTGTTACCAGCCATGAAGGGCAGCTGGCGCTTTCATGCGGATGCCATGCTACAGGTAATAAACTGTGCGAACACCAGGCCCAGGTGCTATCGGCCATAACACAGCGCGATGAATTACGGATATTTTTTGATGACGAACTAAGACATAAACAATTAAAAAAAACAGCAGCCGATTATGGCCTTGAAGAAGAGCCTGATCTCGACAAGTTTTTCGAGGTAAGATCACTGTCTAAAAATTTCGAGATAGTCCCCCGCTCCGCTGCGTTAACAGCCATTACTAAAGAGAGCCTTGCCAATTTGCAAAATATCATTGTCAATGACAACGCCGAACCAATTGAGCAGCCCGGAGATATAGCCGATAAAACAACCTGTATTGTACTAAAACAACACAAATATTATAAGTATTTATTTGTTGAACTATATACAGCACAAAGCACCAAAGATGGAAAAATCAAGAACCCTTTGCTGCCCATAGCTCCCTTAGACCTGATATGGGGAACCAATGACGCACAACAGCTCAAGTTTTTTACCGGGGTACACAAGTTTCAAAACCATATTAACACGCAAAGGACTACCGCCGATGTTGCAGCGCTAAAAGCTATTGTTAAAAACCCGTTATCATACAATTTTTATGCTCATGACAATAGTATTTCGGAGAAGGTAACAGCCGGCTCGATAAGCCCGGTATTGGTTAAGAGTTTAAAAAGCGATCTTGAACTGAAAGTAAATACATGGGATGAGTTTTATGAAATAAGCGGCATTTTTAATATAGATGGTTTGCTGTACGATGTAAAAGACCTGGATATCAGGTACGCCTATTTTATTAGCACCGGCAATGTATTGTATCTTGTTGAAAGTTTGCAGGTATTGAATGTTATTGATCTGCTAAAAAAGAAACAAGGCAGCCTGCAGGTGCATAAAAGTAAGTTCGGCGAGTTAAAATCGCACCTGCTTAATAAGCTGGAAAACAAGCTCCACATCGACTACACCTACATTAAGCCTGCGACACAAGAACAAATAAAGAAAGAGGGTTTTGACCGGCCTGCCGAAAAAATCATTTACCTGTCAGATTTTGGTGCTCATGTCATGATCATTCCGGTGATGCGCTATGGAGAGGCCGAGATCCCTGTGCGCACGCAAAGGCAGATTTACGGCACCGATGAAAAAGGTAATCAGTTTTTAGTTAAACGCCGCGATAATGAGGAAGTAGCCTTTACAGCCCTGCTTGTAAAACAACACCCCTATTTTGACGAGCAACTGGATAACGATCTTGATTATTTCTACCTGCATAAAAGGCACTTTTTGGATGAAGAGTGGTTTTTAAATGTGTTTGATGAATGGCTTAGCCATAACATTGAGATACTTGGTTTTAACGAACTGGAAGGCAACAAGTTAAATCCACATAAAGTAAAGATCACCATCAATGTAGTGAGCGGTATTAACTGGTTCAATACGGTTATCGATTTAAAATTCGGCAAAAAAAGGGCCTCATTAAAACAGGTACACCAGGCAGTAAAAAACAAAAACAAGTACATACGGCTTGATGACGGAACCCAGGGAATTTTACCTGCCGAATGGATTGAAAAGTTCACTCATTATTTTAATTCGGGCGAGATCTCTGATGATGATACACTGCATACCTCAAAAAGCAATTATACAGCTATACAGCAATACTATGACGAGGAAATGCTTGACGAGGATGTGCGAAATGAACTCATAGTATACAATAAAAAGCTCTCCGGCACCGGGATCATTAATGAAGTACCGGTACCTGCGGGGTTAAACGGAACACTCCGGGCCTATCAGCGCCAGGGCTTAAACTGGCTAAACTTTTTGGATAATCTTAACTTTGGCGGCTGCCTTGCCGATGATATGGGTTTGGGTAAAAGTATCCAGGTTATTGCCTTCATCCTTTTACAGCGTAGCAAAACCGAAAACAATACTAACCTCATTGTAGTACCAACCTCGCTCCTGTTTAACTGGCAGCAGGAAGTACAAAAATTTGCACCATCTATCAGCATACATACTATTTACGGTGCAGAACGGCATAAGCATACCAAACACCTGCACCAGTACGAAATTGTGCTTACCTCCTACGGTACTTTGCTCTCGGATATTAATTTTTTAAAGGATTTCAATTTCAACTACGTTTTCCTTGATGAATCACAGAATATAAAAAATCCAGAATCGCAGCGTTACAAGGCTGTTCGGTTGCTAAAATCGCGTAATAAAATCACTATCACAGGTACCCCTATCGAAAATAATACGTTTGATTTGTACGGGCAGCTTTCATTTGCCTGCCCCGGCTTGTTGGGGAGCAAGCAATACTTCAAGGATATTTATGCTGTTCCTATCGATAAATTCAAGGGCAGCAAACGCGCGGCCGAGCTACAGGAAAAAGTGAAACCATTCATTCTTCGGCGTACCAAACAACAGGTAGCTGCCGAACTTCCCGAAAAAACTGAAATGGTGTTGTATTGCGAAATGAAGCAGGAACAGCGCCACATTTACGATTCATACGAAAAAGAATTCAGGGAATACATTTCCGCAACAACAAACGAGGAACTGAAAAAAAGCTCCATGAACGTATTGAAAGGGCTGAATAAACTAAGGCAGATTTGTGATTCGCCGATGTTAATTAAAGGCGAAAAAATGCCGGGCGATGCATCGGCCAAGCTGGAGATGCTGATTGAGGAAATAGAAAGCAAGAAGCATCAGCATAAGATCCTGATATTTTCGCAGTTTGTATCTATGCTGGATCTCATCCGCAAGGAATTGACATCCCGCGAGATCCGCTTTTCATACCTCACTGGTCAAACCCGCAAACGAGAGCAGGTTGTTAATGAGTTTCAAAACGATCCCGGTATCAGGGTGTTCCTCATTAGCCTAAAAGCTGGCGGCACCGGTCTTAATTTAACAGAAGCCGACTACGTATATCTTGTTGACCCGTGGTGGAACCCGGCTGTCGAAAACCAGGCTATAGACCGTTGCCACCGCATAGGTCAGGACAAAAAAATTGTAGCAGTAAGGCTTATTTGTCCCGGTACTATTGAGGAGAAGATTATGGTGATGCAGCAATCAAAAAAGGATATCGCCAATACCCTGATCAAGCCCGACAGCGCTGTTACAAGTTCATTGTCAAAAGATGACCTGCTTGATTTATTGAATTAG